One part of the Parabacteroides distasonis ATCC 8503 genome encodes these proteins:
- a CDS encoding DUF4248 domain-containing protein: protein MQTNNEYLDEWPVRPYSKRELAMAYAPDISPCSALNRLAGWVRHHQKLSHELDETGYQNRQRIFTSLQVELIFRYLGRP, encoded by the coding sequence ATGCAAACAAACAACGAATATCTGGATGAGTGGCCGGTGCGCCCTTATAGCAAACGGGAGTTGGCCATGGCCTATGCTCCCGATATCAGTCCGTGTTCCGCCCTCAACCGCTTGGCGGGATGGGTCCGACATCATCAGAAGCTCAGCCATGAGCTGGATGAGACAGGCTACCAAAACCGGCAGCGGATTTTCACCTCCCTGCAAGTGGAACTGATCTTTCGCTATTTGGGCCGTCCTTGA
- a CDS encoding HU family DNA-binding protein has product MALNYSVALRPNPLKKDEPAKAYATAQVNGELSLKQLSRRVSMQTTVSRADVVAVLISTVENLLDALQEGKQVDFGDLGKFRLQILNEGAESLEKFTSTNITGVNIQYIPGEDLKNIFAGLEFQPVASRKAQQAVLRAEKAGETSVDISKKPASGGDDSESPDEI; this is encoded by the coding sequence ATGGCATTAAATTACAGTGTGGCCCTTCGGCCCAACCCTTTGAAGAAAGACGAGCCGGCGAAAGCGTACGCCACGGCACAGGTCAATGGAGAGCTGTCGCTCAAGCAACTGAGTCGCCGGGTATCCATGCAAACCACCGTCAGCCGTGCGGACGTGGTAGCGGTATTGATCTCCACCGTCGAGAACCTGCTTGATGCCCTCCAAGAGGGAAAGCAGGTGGATTTCGGCGATTTAGGCAAATTCCGTCTACAGATACTCAACGAGGGGGCGGAGAGTCTTGAGAAATTCACATCTACAAACATCACCGGTGTCAACATCCAGTATATACCGGGTGAGGACCTGAAGAACATCTTCGCCGGACTGGAGTTCCAGCCGGTGGCCAGTCGCAAGGCTCAGCAAGCCGTGCTTCGTGCGGAGAAGGCCGGGGAGACCTCTGTAGATATCAGTAAGAAGCCCGCTTCCGGAGGGGACGACTCGGAATCGCCTGACGAGATATAG